In a genomic window of Epinephelus fuscoguttatus linkage group LG23, E.fuscoguttatus.final_Chr_v1:
- the LOC125883458 gene encoding zinc finger protein 3-like: protein CGKSFAQSGTLKHHQRIHTGEKPYSCDQCGKAFARSGALKYHQRIHTGEKPYSCDQCGKAFAKLWTLKTHQRIHTGEKLYSCDQCGKAFAQSGVLKSHQRIHTGEKPYSCDQCGKAFARSGALECHQRIHTGEKPYWCEQCGRLFAQCSHLRSHQCQHAGENPYSCD, encoded by the coding sequence TGTGGCAAATCCTTTGCACAGTCAGGGACCCTAAAACACCACCAAcgtattcacacaggagagaaaccgtacagctgtgatcaatgtggcaaagccTTTGCACGGTCAGGGGCCTTAAAATACCACCAAcgtattcacacaggagagaaaccatacagctgtgatcaatgtggcaaagctTTTGCAAAGCTATGGACCTTAAAAACCCACCAAcgtattcacacaggagagaaactgtacagctgtgatcaatgtggcaaagccTTTGCACAGTCAGGGGTCTTAAAAAGCCACCAAcgtattcacacaggagagaaaccgtacagctgtgatcaatgtggcaaagccTTTGCACGGTCAGGGGCCTTAGAATGCCACCAAcgtattcacacaggagagaagccgtACTGGTGTGAACAATGTGGAAGATTGTTTGCCCAGTGCAGTCATTTGAGATCACACCAATGCCAGCATGCAGGAGAGAACCCGTACAGCTGTGACTAG